A section of the Microbacterium forte genome encodes:
- a CDS encoding TetR/AcrR family transcriptional regulator yields the protein MSKDAVAHTSVRPATREKREQILKAAVEIFGNKGSTNGTLADVAEQVGITHAGVLHHFGSKQKLLLEVLAYRDQADVAELAEKHIPGGPELFLHLVRTAIANERRPGIVQAYTVLSSESVTDNHPGRDYFEDRYTTLRREVTDAFHLLCAQEGVTEPDTVATAAASILAVMDGLQLQWLLHRDVFDLGEASEFAIRSIVNGVLHPGPALESYRRD from the coding sequence ATGTCGAAGGATGCTGTCGCCCACACGTCCGTCCGGCCTGCCACCCGCGAGAAGCGCGAGCAGATCCTCAAAGCCGCCGTCGAGATCTTCGGCAACAAGGGCTCGACCAATGGCACGCTCGCCGACGTCGCCGAGCAGGTGGGCATCACCCACGCCGGCGTGCTGCACCACTTCGGGTCGAAGCAGAAGCTGCTCCTCGAGGTGCTCGCCTACCGCGACCAGGCCGACGTCGCCGAGCTCGCCGAGAAGCACATCCCCGGCGGACCGGAGCTCTTCCTGCACCTCGTGCGCACCGCGATCGCCAACGAACGGCGCCCCGGAATCGTGCAGGCGTACACCGTGCTGTCGTCGGAGTCCGTCACCGACAATCACCCCGGTCGCGACTACTTCGAAGACCGCTACACGACCCTCCGGCGCGAGGTCACAGACGCGTTCCACCTGCTGTGCGCGCAGGAGGGTGTGACAGAGCCCGACACCGTGGCCACCGCCGCGGCCAGCATCCTCGCCGTGATGGACGGGCTGCAGCTGCAGTGGCTGCTGCACCGCGACGTCTTCGACCTGGGCGAGGCGAGCGAGTTCGCGATCCGCTCGATCGTCAACGGTGTGCTGCACCCCGGACCGGCACTGGAGTCGTACCGCCGCGACTAG
- a CDS encoding amidohydrolase: protein MTIDLEALYTDLHQHPELSFQETRTAGIAAGHLRDLGLEVHEGIGVTGVVGILRNGEGPVVWARADMDALPVGEETGLAYASTATGIDPAGNTVPVMHACGHDMHVTAMIGAVEKLVAEKDDWSGTVVVLIQPAEEYGAGSRAMLDAGLRDLVPHPDVVLGQHVTPLPAGTIGVRPGTQMAASDGLTVVLHGRGGHGSRPHSTIDPVVMAAATVMRLQTIASREVDPRDVAVVTVGSIHAGLKNNIIPAEAKLELSLRYPNDEMRDKVLASVERIVRAEAAASGAEREPEIRTDHTLPPTINDADATARVTSALQRALGEASVIDPGMFTGSEDVSWFARDTGAPLVFWFWGGVDAAKFAAASAAGTLDKDIPTNHSPFFAPEIHPTIEVGVTALLAAAREFLD, encoded by the coding sequence ATGACGATCGACCTCGAAGCGCTCTACACAGACCTGCACCAGCACCCTGAACTGTCGTTCCAGGAGACGCGCACCGCCGGCATCGCGGCCGGTCACCTGCGGGATCTCGGCCTCGAGGTGCACGAGGGCATCGGCGTCACCGGGGTGGTCGGCATCCTGCGCAACGGCGAAGGTCCGGTCGTCTGGGCGCGCGCCGACATGGATGCACTGCCCGTAGGTGAAGAGACCGGCCTCGCCTATGCCAGCACCGCGACCGGCATCGACCCCGCCGGCAACACCGTGCCCGTCATGCACGCCTGCGGTCACGACATGCACGTCACCGCCATGATCGGTGCGGTCGAGAAGCTCGTCGCCGAGAAGGACGACTGGTCGGGAACCGTGGTCGTGCTGATCCAGCCCGCCGAGGAGTACGGAGCAGGCTCCCGCGCCATGCTCGACGCCGGCCTCCGTGACCTCGTGCCGCACCCCGATGTCGTCCTGGGCCAGCACGTCACTCCCCTGCCCGCCGGCACGATCGGCGTACGCCCAGGCACCCAGATGGCGGCATCCGACGGCCTCACCGTCGTGCTGCACGGACGCGGCGGACACGGCTCGCGGCCGCACTCGACCATCGACCCCGTGGTCATGGCCGCGGCGACCGTCATGCGACTGCAGACCATCGCCTCGCGAGAGGTCGACCCCCGCGACGTCGCCGTGGTCACGGTCGGCTCGATCCACGCGGGTCTGAAGAACAACATCATCCCCGCCGAGGCGAAGCTCGAGCTCAGCCTGCGCTACCCGAACGACGAGATGCGCGACAAGGTGCTCGCGAGCGTCGAGCGCATCGTGCGCGCCGAGGCCGCGGCATCGGGAGCAGAGCGCGAGCCCGAGATCCGCACAGACCACACCCTGCCGCCGACTATCAACGATGCGGATGCCACGGCACGCGTCACGTCGGCGCTGCAGCGCGCGCTCGGTGAGGCGTCGGTGATCGACCCCGGCATGTTCACCGGCAGCGAGGACGTGTCGTGGTTCGCCCGCGACACCGGAGCGCCGCTCGTCTTCTGGTTCTGGGGCGGCGTCGATGCGGCGAAGTTCGCCGCGGCATCGGCGGCCGGGACCCTCGACAAGGACATCCCGACGAACCACTCGCCCTTCTTCGCACCGGAGATCCACCCGACCATCGAGGTCGGCGTCACGGCGCTGTTGGCGGCTGCGCGCGAGTTCCTCGACTGA